A genomic region of Phragmites australis chromosome 2, lpPhrAust1.1, whole genome shotgun sequence contains the following coding sequences:
- the LOC133901589 gene encoding NPL4-like protein: MILRIRSRDGTDRITVPDPASATVADLQRLIESSLTVPVPLQRLSLDPALLLPNPSAAVPLLSDQAALLASLRLANGAFVYLSYPPDARSARPPPPKALSTAGSFGRKMTMDDLIARQIRVTRQEAPLCAAASFDRDAANAFQLHVAESLAFAVKRAGFLYGRVDAETKEVFVDFIYEPPQQGSEDVVQLMRSPDEEARVDAIAEGLGMRRVGLVFTQAVGRKASETGEYTMSNREVVQAAQLQADGGIPEWVTAIVKLEVGDDGTGDVHFEAFQMSEICVKLFKDGVLETEVGDADDPRLSKMRKEVMAGGKDTMEVDNDFFLVPVKISDHQGPLSVGFPIENRGSPVGMSALRSHLDRVKHLPFVKRISDFHLLLQVAIFLDVKADVPALAACVKTQSRVPEGYQLLIESLAGQG; the protein is encoded by the exons ATGATCCTCCGCATCCGCAGCCGCGACGGCACGGACCGCATCACAGTGCCGGACCCGGCCTCCGCCACCGTCGCCGACCTGCAGCGCCTCATCGAGTCCAGCCTCACCGTCCCCGTCCCGCTCCAGCGCCTCTCCCTCGaccccgccctcctcctccccaacccctccgccgccgtcccCCTGCTCTCCGACCAGGCCGCCCTGCTCGCCTCGCTCCGCCTCGCCAACGGCGCCTTCGTCTACCTCTCCTACCCGCCCGACGCGCGCTCtgcccgcccgccgccgcccaaGGCGCTCTCCACTGCGGGCTCCTTCGGCAGGAAGATGACCATGGACGACCTCATCGCGCGCCAGATCCGCGTCACCCGCCAGGAGGCCCCGCTCTGCGCCGCAGCCTCCTTCGACCGCGACGCCGCCAACGCGTTCCAGCTCCACGTCGCCGAGTCGCTTGCCTTCGCCGTCAAGCGAGCCGGATTCCTCTACGGCCGCGTCGACGCCGAGACCAAGGAGGTCTTTGTCGACTTCATCTACGAGCCGCCGCAGCAGGGCTCAGAGGACGTGGTCCAGCTCATGCGGAGTCCCGACGAGGAGGCGCGCGTCGACGCCATCGCCGAGGGGCTCGGGATGCGGCGGGTCGGCCTCGTTTTCACGCAGGCCGTGGGGAGGAAGGCCAGCGAGACAGGCGAGTACACCATGTCCAACCGGGAGGTCGTGCAGGCTGCCCAGCTGCAGGCGGATGGTGGGATCCCAGAGTGGGTCACAGCCATAGTGAAGCTGGAAGTAGGGGATGACGGTACCGGAGATGTGCACTTTGAAGCCTTCCAGATGAGTGAGATTTGTGTCAAGCTCTTCAAGGACGGGGTACTGGAAACTGAGGTTGGGGATGCTGACGATCCTCGCCTCTCAAAGATGCGGAAGGAGGTGATGGCAGGGGGCAAGGATACCATGGAGGTGGACAATGACTTCTTCCTCGTGCCTGTCAAGATCTCCGATCACCAG GGTCCACTGTCAGTAGGCTTTCCTATAGAGAACCGTGGCAGTCCTGTAGGAATGAGCGCACTGAGAAGCCACCTGGACCGTGTGAAGCATCTGCCATTTGTGAAGCGGATCTCTGACTTCCATTTGCTTCTCCAGGTCGCTATTTTCCTAGATGTAAAAGCAGACGTGCCTGCCCTAGCCGCATGTGTAAAAACTCAGAGCAGAGTGCCTGAGGGTTACCAGCTTCTGATCGAGTCCTTGGCCGGTCAGGGATAA
- the LOC133901590 gene encoding peroxidase 27-like gives MAKGFMAVSSMVVVALLVFSIGVGIAAAQAAGLKKGFYKKSCPQAEAIAQKVVWGRVAGNRELAAKFLRMFFHDCFVRGCDGSVLLDSPTNTAEKNAVPNLSLAGFEVIDEVKAALEQACPGIVSCADIVALAARDSVSFQYKKNLWEVETGRRDGTVSSDQEALDNIPAPSSAFDILLSNFSSKGLGLQDLVVLSGGHTIGVGHCNLFSSRLFNFTGKDNPSDVDPSLNPSYAKFLQGQCRRNLQDLNDNTTVVPMDPGSSLSFDNHYFFNLKARQGMFTSDATLLTNARAANIVDKLQDPGVFFDTFKNSIKRMGQIGVLTGANGQIRNKCNAVNS, from the exons ATGGCGAAGGGGTTCATGGCGGTGAGCagcatggtggtggtggcactGCTGGTGTTCTCCATCGGCGTCGGCATTGCGGCGGCTCAGGCGGCGGGGTTGAAGAAGGGGTTCTACAAGAAGAGCTGCCCGCAGGCGGAGGCGATTGCGCAGAAGGTGGTGTGGGGGCGCGTCGCTGGCAACCGTGAGTTGGCCGCAAAGTTCCTCCGCATGttcttccacgactgcttcgtcagg GGCTGTGATGGGTCGGTGCTGCTGGACTCTCCGACCAACACGGCGGAGAAGAACGCGGTGCCAAACCTGTCGCTGGCCGGGTTCGAGGTGATCGACGAGGTGAAGGCGGCGCTGGAGCAGGCGTGCCCTGGGatcgtctcctgcgccgacatcGTCGCGCTCGCCGCAAGGGACTCGGTCTCGTTCCAG TACAAGAAGAATCTGTGGGAGGTGGAGACGGGTCGTCGCGACGGCACGGTGTCCAGCGACCAGGAGGCGCTGGACAACATCCCGGCGCCGAGCTCTGCCTTCGACATCCTCCTCTCCAACTTCTCCAGCAAgggcctcggcctccaggacctcGTTGTACTCTCAG GCGGGCACACGATCGGCGTAGGGCATTGCAACCTGTTCAGCTCGAGGCTCTTCAACTTCACCGGCAAGGACAACCCCAGCGACGTCGACCCCTCCCTCAACCCATCCTACGCAAAATTCCTCCAG GGTCAGTGCCGGCGTAACCTGCAGGACCTGAACGACAACACGACGGTGGTGCCCATGGACCCCGGCAGCAGCCTCTCCTTCGACAACCACTATTTCTTCAACCTCAAGGCGCGCCAGGGCATGTTCACCTCCGACGCCACGCTGCTCACCAACGCCCGCGCCGCCAACATCGTCGACAAGCTGCAGGACCCCGGCGTCTTCTTCGACACCTTCAAGAACTCCATCAAGCGCATGGGACAGATCGGCGTCCTCACCGGCGCCAACGGACAGATCAGGAACAAATGCAACGCCGTCAACTCCTAG